In a single window of the Olivibacter sp. SDN3 genome:
- a CDS encoding citrate synthase: protein MSEKISLNIGDKNVELPVIVGTENEKAIDISKIRAETGYITLDPGFKNTGATTSAITYLDGEEGILRYRGYPIEELAEKSSFLEVAYLLIYGELPKESEYADFQNKVGRHTLIHEDMKKFFEGFPTKSHPMGQLSALVGALSAFYPESLNPDASEEEDNLTIIKLLAKFPTIVSWIYKKSLGHPVIYPKNSLDYVSNYLNMTFGQLTEDVAIDPIVVSAMNKLLILHADHEQNCSTSTVRIVGSSNANLFTSISAGISALWGPLHGGANQAVIEMLERIKEDGGDSEKWLAKAKDKNDPFRLMGFGHRVYKNFDPRAKIIKKACDDILENLGVEDPVLDIAKKLEETALNDSYFVDRKLYPNVDFYSGIIYRALGFPTDMFTVLFALGRLPGWIAQWKEMRTNKEPIGRPRQIYTGETKRNYVAMKDR from the coding sequence ATGTCAGAAAAAATTTCTTTGAATATTGGAGATAAGAATGTGGAGTTACCGGTTATTGTAGGTACCGAAAACGAAAAAGCGATAGACATTTCAAAAATTAGAGCTGAAACAGGTTATATCACATTAGATCCAGGCTTTAAAAATACGGGGGCTACTACAAGTGCGATTACTTATTTAGACGGGGAAGAGGGAATTCTTCGTTATAGGGGATATCCAATTGAAGAATTAGCCGAAAAATCTAGTTTTCTTGAGGTAGCTTATCTGTTGATATATGGTGAATTGCCTAAGGAAAGTGAATATGCTGATTTTCAGAATAAGGTTGGCCGTCATACACTGATCCATGAGGATATGAAGAAATTTTTTGAGGGTTTCCCTACCAAATCTCATCCGATGGGGCAATTATCAGCTTTGGTTGGAGCACTTTCAGCATTTTACCCGGAATCTTTAAATCCAGATGCTTCTGAAGAAGAAGATAACCTAACTATTATCAAGTTATTGGCTAAATTTCCGACTATCGTGTCGTGGATATACAAGAAGTCATTAGGGCATCCTGTGATATATCCCAAGAACAGTTTAGATTACGTAAGTAATTATCTTAACATGACTTTTGGTCAGTTAACCGAAGACGTAGCTATTGACCCAATCGTGGTCTCGGCGATGAATAAGTTATTGATTCTTCATGCTGATCACGAACAGAATTGTTCTACTTCAACGGTTCGGATAGTAGGTTCTTCAAATGCGAATCTATTTACATCTATATCTGCAGGGATTTCGGCGTTGTGGGGCCCTCTTCATGGAGGCGCAAACCAAGCGGTTATAGAGATGCTAGAACGGATCAAGGAAGACGGTGGAGACTCCGAAAAATGGTTAGCAAAAGCAAAAGATAAAAATGATCCATTCCGTTTGATGGGTTTCGGACATCGTGTTTATAAGAATTTTGATCCACGAGCTAAGATCATCAAAAAGGCATGTGATGATATATTAGAAAATCTGGGGGTAGAGGATCCGGTATTAGATATAGCCAAGAAGTTGGAAGAAACAGCTTTAAACGATAGCTACTTTGTGGATCGTAAACTTTATCCGAACGTTGATTTTTATTCAGGCATTATTTATAGAGCCCTAGGCTTTCCTACCGATATGTTCACCGTATTATTTGCATTAGGACGTTTACCTGGTTGGATAGCACAATGGAAGGAAATGCGTACTAATAAGGAGCCCATTGGACGGCCTCGACAAATTTATACTGGCGAAACAAAACGTAATTATGTTGCGATGAAAGATCGATAG
- a CDS encoding DUF3347 domain-containing protein codes for MKKWNLLVLLSLFICSCNSGGSTDDKADTAAVSAEGVIIENDTLSTVFAAYISLKDALVDSDPNEASHAANTLAESLNTIHGCENTAMLAQELANTKDLGIQRTAFSTISEDVIAMYKNTSLNAGTIYVIHCPMYNNNEGANWLSVSPEVENPYFGDEMLTCGTVTEEIN; via the coding sequence ATGAAAAAGTGGAATCTATTAGTATTATTATCTCTTTTTATCTGTAGCTGTAACAGCGGTGGTTCTACAGATGACAAAGCAGATACAGCTGCTGTCAGTGCTGAAGGGGTAATCATCGAGAACGATACATTATCTACTGTATTTGCAGCGTACATCAGCTTAAAAGATGCATTAGTCGATTCAGACCCCAACGAAGCGAGCCACGCGGCCAACACACTGGCGGAGAGTTTAAACACCATACATGGATGTGAGAATACAGCGATGTTGGCGCAGGAACTAGCCAATACGAAAGATCTCGGGATTCAGCGAACAGCATTTTCTACTATTAGTGAAGATGTTATCGCGATGTATAAAAACACCTCATTAAATGCGGGTACCATTTACGTTATTCATTGTCCTATGTATAATAATAACGAGGGGGCTAATTGGTTATCGGTCTCACCAGAAGTTGAAAATCCATATTTTGGCGATGAGATGTTAACTTGTGGTACTGTAACAGAAGAGATTAATTAG